A part of Verrucomicrobiia bacterium genomic DNA contains:
- a CDS encoding glycoside hydrolase family 2 TIM barrel-domain containing protein, producing the protein MIQLPSRLATLVLLAASTNALHAAPVETGRLYLSGRDKDNTVPWRFLCTSGAHSGVWTNLPVPSQWDVKGFGTLTYHKDATNAWNEHGLYEHDFTVPAGWTGKRVFLVFEGVMTDTSAKLNGESVGPTHQGGFYRFKYEVTKLVKPGATNHLEVDVARHSANESVNKAERLADYWVFAGIYRPVYLEAVPQQFISRVAIDAKADGRFSAKAFFNGLTNAWNAEAQIQTLDGKDVGEPFEAPIAAAGMGDDYAQLTTQISSPKQWTAETPNLYQVEVRLKRGNETIHTCKQRFGFRTFEVRDGDGLYLNGKKIILKGVNRHSFWPDSGRCLSEAVHRLDIETIKDMNGNAVRMSHYPPDVEFLDLCDELGLYVLDELAGWQNHYDNEVGPKLVREMVTRDVNHPSIIFWDNGNEGGFNTNLDRLFGAYDPQQRRVLHPWAIFSGLNTAHYLAYDKAEVAARGEPMNFNMGKKLEMLNTNYPGGLIYLPTEFIHGLYDGGAAAGLADYWSMMMSHPNCAGGFIWAFADEGIRRPDTGEIDTAGNQAPDGIVGPYREREGSFYAIKQLWSPIQILETNLPVNFDGTLTVENHFDFTDAKQCKFTWQLRRFIPPALAGSSVETISAEGVARVSGIPPGGRGQLHLDLPENFWHTADVTEGGFLAVRVVGPNGWELHTYVWPLKRRDMLAKDVPVIARTDFDGVLRATNELRGNGIVARIENGMLVYVERGGRRFTLSSGPQVAATGSILKRVTWRLRGDGWLCCDYEYTATGRNDAIGVFFDYPEQLVKRKRWLGDGPYRVWKNRLGGGTLGVWENDYNDTITGYRGWVYPEFKGFFANVRWLQLETTEGLITVVPENIPFVQVLTPEFPPKNLVGHAYANVPQCGLGFLHAIPPIGTKFKPADTTGPQGQPNVGQGEYSGTVSFYFGRLPGGRPPGF; encoded by the coding sequence ATGATCCAGTTGCCCTCACGCCTGGCCACCCTTGTGCTGCTGGCCGCCTCCACCAACGCCCTTCACGCGGCGCCCGTCGAGACCGGGCGCCTTTATCTCTCCGGTCGCGACAAGGACAATACGGTCCCCTGGCGCTTCTTGTGCACGAGCGGCGCACACTCGGGAGTCTGGACGAATCTGCCCGTGCCGTCGCAGTGGGACGTCAAGGGTTTCGGCACCTTGACCTATCACAAGGATGCGACGAACGCCTGGAATGAACACGGACTATACGAGCACGACTTCACCGTGCCGGCCGGCTGGACCGGCAAACGCGTCTTTCTCGTGTTCGAGGGTGTGATGACCGACACGAGCGCAAAGCTGAATGGCGAGTCCGTCGGGCCGACGCACCAGGGCGGGTTCTATCGGTTCAAATACGAGGTGACGAAGCTGGTGAAGCCTGGCGCGACGAACCATTTGGAGGTGGACGTGGCACGGCATTCGGCGAACGAATCCGTGAACAAGGCCGAACGGCTGGCGGATTACTGGGTGTTCGCGGGCATCTACCGGCCCGTGTATCTCGAAGCGGTGCCACAGCAGTTCATCTCTCGCGTGGCGATTGATGCCAAGGCGGATGGGCGTTTTTCGGCCAAAGCTTTCTTCAATGGGCTCACCAACGCTTGGAATGCCGAGGCCCAAATCCAGACGCTCGATGGCAAAGACGTTGGCGAACCTTTTGAGGCTCCCATCGCCGCCGCTGGCATGGGCGACGATTATGCGCAACTCACGACGCAAATTTCATCGCCCAAACAATGGACCGCCGAGACGCCGAATCTTTATCAGGTCGAAGTGCGGCTCAAGCGTGGCAACGAGACGATCCACACCTGCAAACAACGCTTCGGCTTCCGCACGTTCGAGGTGCGCGATGGCGACGGGCTGTATCTCAACGGAAAGAAGATCATCCTCAAGGGCGTGAACCGGCATTCGTTCTGGCCGGACTCGGGTCGCTGCCTGAGCGAGGCGGTGCACCGGCTCGACATCGAGACCATCAAGGACATGAACGGCAACGCCGTCCGCATGTCGCATTATCCGCCGGACGTGGAGTTCCTCGACCTCTGCGACGAACTCGGCCTCTACGTGCTCGACGAACTCGCGGGCTGGCAAAATCACTACGACAACGAGGTTGGCCCCAAACTTGTCCGCGAAATGGTGACGCGCGACGTGAACCACCCGAGCATCATTTTCTGGGACAATGGCAACGAGGGCGGTTTCAACACCAACCTCGACCGGCTGTTTGGGGCGTATGACCCGCAGCAACGGCGGGTGCTGCATCCGTGGGCGATTTTCAGCGGCCTCAACACCGCACATTACCTCGCTTACGACAAAGCCGAGGTCGCGGCGCGCGGCGAGCCGATGAATTTCAACATGGGCAAGAAGCTGGAGATGTTGAACACGAATTATCCCGGCGGTCTCATCTACCTGCCGACGGAATTCATCCACGGGCTTTACGACGGCGGCGCGGCGGCGGGGCTGGCGGATTACTGGAGCATGATGATGAGCCACCCGAACTGCGCGGGCGGCTTCATCTGGGCGTTTGCCGACGAGGGCATCCGGCGTCCGGACACGGGCGAGATTGACACGGCGGGCAACCAGGCGCCGGACGGCATCGTCGGCCCGTATCGCGAACGCGAGGGGAGCTTCTATGCGATCAAACAACTGTGGTCGCCGATTCAGATTCTGGAGACAAACCTGCCCGTAAATTTCGATGGCACGCTGACGGTGGAAAACCATTTTGACTTTACCGATGCGAAACAATGCAAGTTTACCTGGCAGCTGCGTCGTTTCATTCCGCCGGCACTTGCGGGTTCGAGTGTGGAAACGATCAGCGCCGAGGGTGTCGCGCGAGTGTCCGGCATTCCACCAGGTGGTCGCGGCCAGCTGCATTTGGATCTGCCGGAGAATTTCTGGCACACAGCAGACGTGACGGAAGGCGGTTTTCTGGCCGTGCGAGTGGTGGGGCCGAACGGATGGGAGTTGCATACTTACGTCTGGCCACTAAAGCGACGAGACATGCTGGCGAAGGATGTTCCCGTCATTGCCCGGACAGATTTCGACGGTGTGTTGCGCGCCACGAATGAGTTGAGGGGAAACGGTATCGTAGCGCGCATTGAGAATGGCATGTTGGTATATGTCGAGCGCGGTGGGAGGCGGTTTACGCTTTCTAGCGGTCCCCAGGTGGCGGCGACCGGTTCCATCCTTAAGAGAGTGACGTGGCGATTGCGTGGGGACGGTTGGCTGTGCTGCGATTATGAATACACCGCCACCGGCAGGAACGACGCCATCGGCGTGTTTTTCGATTACCCGGAGCAGCTCGTGAAGCGCAAACGCTGGCTGGGCGACGGGCCGTATCGCGTCTGGAAGAACCGCCTCGGCGGCGGCACGCTCGGCGTCTGGGAGAACGATTACAACGACACCATCACCGGCTATCGCGGCTGGGTGTATCCCGAGTTCAAGGGCTTCTTCGCCAACGTGCGCTGGCTGCAATTGGAGACGACCGAGGGCCTGATCACCGTGGTGCCGGAGAACATCCCGTTCGTGCAGGTGCTCACGCCCGAGTTTCCGCCCAAGAACCTGGTCGGCCACGCCTACGCTAACGTGCCGCAGTGCGGGCTGGGTTTCCTGCATGCGATTCCGCCGATTGGCACCAAGTTCAAACCGGCGGACACGACGGGGCCTCAAGGCCAGCCGAACGTCGGGCAGGGCGAGTATTCCGGCACGGTAAGCTTTTATTTTGGCCGGCTGCCGGGAGGCCGTCCGCCCGGTTTTTGA
- a CDS encoding DUF4404 family protein, whose protein sequence is MIDDTISKLEAQLRDAGAISPERKAELLTLLGTLKAEVSQLSRTHAEDAQSIARFTEVSTLEATRHARNQQLQDLSLQGLRSSVQGFEQSHPRLVQVVNAISQTLSNLGI, encoded by the coding sequence ATGATTGACGACACGATTTCCAAACTGGAAGCGCAACTGCGCGATGCGGGCGCGATTTCGCCGGAGCGCAAGGCCGAACTGCTGACGCTGCTGGGCACGTTGAAGGCGGAAGTTTCGCAGCTTTCCCGCACGCACGCCGAGGACGCCCAGAGCATCGCCCGCTTCACCGAAGTGTCCACCCTGGAAGCCACCCGGCACGCGCGGAACCAGCAGTTGCAGGATTTGTCGCTGCAGGGCCTGCGCTCGTCCGTGCAGGGCTTCGAACAATCACATCCCCGGCTGGTGCAGGTGGTCAACGCCATCAGCCAGACGTTGTCGAACCTGGGAATTTGA
- the cmk gene encoding (d)CMP kinase: MKTPIVIAIDGTSASGKSTNAKLIAKALDYVYVDTGAMYRTLAWHCLKQGVDVHDPKAVANACRRWKTQLCCIDGDLKAVRLLVDSHYPEKEIRTKETAAAVPHVAAVPKVREWMKKTQRACIQFGNLVMEGRDIGTNVFPETDFKFYLDASLSERTRRREADGVKEDLAARDQRDSQRAAAPLMIALGARIINNSGETPQQTSNRIIGMIREIMPMIR, translated from the coding sequence TTGAAAACACCCATTGTCATTGCCATTGACGGCACGAGCGCCAGCGGCAAGAGCACCAACGCCAAGCTCATCGCCAAAGCGCTCGACTACGTTTATGTCGACACCGGCGCAATGTATCGCACGCTGGCGTGGCATTGCTTGAAGCAGGGCGTGGACGTGCACGATCCGAAGGCGGTTGCGAACGCGTGCCGGCGCTGGAAGACCCAGTTGTGCTGCATTGACGGCGACCTCAAGGCCGTCCGGCTGCTGGTGGACAGTCACTATCCGGAAAAGGAAATCCGCACCAAGGAAACGGCGGCAGCGGTGCCGCACGTGGCCGCCGTGCCGAAGGTGCGCGAGTGGATGAAGAAAACGCAGCGGGCGTGCATCCAATTCGGCAACTTGGTGATGGAAGGCCGCGACATCGGCACGAACGTGTTTCCGGAAACCGATTTCAAGTTCTACCTCGACGCGAGCCTGTCCGAGCGCACGCGGCGGCGCGAGGCGGACGGCGTGAAGGAGGATCTGGCGGCGCGTGATCAGCGCGACAGCCAGCGGGCCGCGGCGCCGCTGATGATCGCATTGGGCGCGCGCATCATCAACAACTCCGGCGAAACGCCGCAACAGACGAGCAACCGGATCATCGGCATGATCCGCGAGATCATGCCGATGATCCGCTGA
- a CDS encoding lysophospholipid acyltransferase family protein codes for MNPSYFIGWCLFRFVYATYFRWRVYHPERVPLTGPVILASNHLSFLDPPLVGSGVKRGINYMARKTLFRYPGIGALLRSWNAVPVDRDGGSAAGLKEILDRLKRGGAIIMFPEGTRSLDGRLQPARSGIGLAIIKSTAPVVPVRVFGTFEAYGKSVRFPRPHRIAVKYGEPMLFAAARAEAKTCSKDRLKQIYQEVADELMAAITALQPCRDKQRFP; via the coding sequence ATGAACCCGTCCTATTTCATCGGCTGGTGCCTGTTCCGGTTCGTTTACGCCACCTACTTTCGCTGGCGGGTGTATCATCCGGAGCGCGTGCCGCTCACCGGACCGGTGATCCTGGCCTCAAATCATCTCAGCTTTCTCGACCCGCCACTTGTGGGATCCGGCGTGAAGCGCGGCATCAATTACATGGCCCGCAAAACGTTGTTCCGCTACCCGGGCATTGGCGCGTTGCTGCGTTCGTGGAATGCCGTTCCGGTGGATCGCGACGGCGGCAGCGCCGCGGGCTTGAAGGAGATTCTCGACCGGCTCAAACGCGGTGGCGCCATCATCATGTTTCCTGAGGGGACGCGCTCGCTGGACGGCCGGTTGCAGCCGGCGCGCTCAGGCATCGGTCTGGCCATCATCAAGTCCACCGCACCCGTGGTGCCGGTGCGCGTGTTTGGCACCTTTGAGGCGTATGGTAAAAGCGTCCGTTTTCCGCGCCCGCACCGGATTGCGGTGAAATACGGCGAGCCAATGTTGTTTGCGGCGGCGCGCGCTGAGGCGAAGACGTGCTCCAAGGACCGGTTGAAGCAGATTTACCAGGAAGTGGCGGATGAACTCATGGCTGCGATTACGGCGCTGCAGCCGTGTCGCGACAAGCAGCGGTTTCCGTAA